From a region of the Saccharomycodes ludwigii strain NBRC 1722 chromosome VII, whole genome shotgun sequence genome:
- the ATG32 gene encoding mitophagy protein ATG32 (similar to Saccharomyces cerevisiae YIL146C | ATG32 | AuTophaGy related), whose product MLTSSSHNNNNNSYTTNNRAAEKDSNQMHQRSEKKNMRESIGNHSVFDPHLSILNLLQKTNNQEEEKIKEPKKGFKEGHFQNMTDSIPEENVKSLNLAESWQSIASDMYFSFQKTYDIDMQKTFLELHNKSFNVSRPANNVPTSPIPGILSSSSSSDDEQSSEDDDHFKSNKDIEARKKRAYSSKNDECSSTVSSLSSSSFIMPTINIDTGGNASAKKKIVISICGKSRQKFYDSVPTSYKKIVQVVDNPNNVSDPIVAFTFTDFKKDMVLLQELCSNFDTIFLIPLVETKEKAKTTINHLENLVKSKKVKILHVPVTMSNSHEVFKLLKFLNKVKYELMSKIKGKKQFFDLKQDASDDKKMDVSLDKKKLKIKGSLKKKVSKKEKKYKKSKYVKKKWIFLVLSLALGIGFGFYIFDTSYTFNMFKVSSYPCVLSTFGIKNPPFINHANLQSVEMEEVQSLQNVEKVNSTPYSVIVFQYTETVVEYCIVAIRHLFNSGKHFFTITIPQIFNNIGSPSDPIDFSNAVTKYALLDMTI is encoded by the coding sequence ATGCTGACATCGTCGTctcataataacaataataatagttacACCACTAATAACAGAGCAGCCGAGAAGGACTCCAACCAAATGCACCAACGTtcagagaaaaagaatatgaGGGAATCCATTGGAAACCATTCCGTCTTTGATCCACACTTGtccattttaaatttgcttcaaaaaactaataatcaagaagaggaaaaaataaaagagcCGAAAAAAGGTTTTAAAGAGGGCCATTTCCAAAATATGACGGATAGTATCCCAGAAGAGAATGTTAAATCTCTAAATTTAGCAGAATCCTGGCAGAGCATAGCATCTGACATGTATTTCTCTTTCCAAAAAACATATGATATTGACATGCAAAAAACCTTTTTGGAATTACATAATAAATCCTTTAATGTATCCCGTCCCGCCAATAACGTTCCTACTTCTCCAATCCCTGGAAtcctttcttcttcttcttcatctgATGATGAACAATCCTCAGAAGACGACGATCACTTTAAAAGCAATAAAGATATAGAGgcaaggaaaaaaagggcGTATTCCTCCAAAAATGATGAGTGTAGTTCTACTGTTTCCTCTTTATCATCTTCGTCCTTTATTATGCCAACAATTAACATTGACACTGGTGGCAATGCCAGcgctaaaaaaaaaattgttatttcCATCTGTGGTAAAAGTAgacaaaaattttatgaTAGCGTTCCTACAtcctacaaaaaaattgtgcAAGTAGTAGATAACCCAAATAACGTTAGTGATCCTATTGTAGCTTTCACATTTACTGATTTCAAAAAAGATATGGTTCTTCTACAAGAACTTTGTTCTAATTTTGataccatttttttaattcccCTAGTTGAAACAAAGGAAAAGGctaaaacaacaattaaccatttagaaaatttagtgaaatctaaaaaagtgaaaattCTTCATGTACCAGTTACCATGAGCAACTCTCACGAGGTTTTCAAATTACTTAAATTCTTAAACAAGGTTAAATACGAATTAATGAGTAAAATCAAGGgcaaaaaacaattttttgatttgaaACAAGATGCATCTGAtgacaaaaaaatggatgTCAGCCTTgacaagaaaaagttaaaaattaaGGGTTCCcttaagaaaaaagtttcaaaaaaggaaaaaaaatataaaaagagtaagtatgttaaaaaaaaatggatattTTTAGTTCTCTCATTGGCCCTTGGAATTGGATTTGGATTTTACATATTTGACACTTCTTACACTTTTAATATGTTTAAGGTTTCGTCTTACCCTTGCGTTCTTTCCACTTTTGGTATAAAGAACCCACCCTTTATTAATCATGCTAATTTACAATCCGTGGAAATGGAAGAAGTTCAAAGCTTACAAAATGTGGAAAAAGTGAATTCAACACCTTATTCTGTTATAGTGTTTCAATACACTGAAACTGTTGTTGAATATTGCATAGTGGCTATTCGACATTTGTTTAACTCCgggaaacatttttttacaattacAATACCGCagatatttaataatatcggAAGTCCTTCGGATCCTATTGATTTTTCAAATGCAGTTACAAAATATGCTTTGCTTGATATGACGATTTGA